In Aerosakkonema funiforme FACHB-1375, one genomic interval encodes:
- a CDS encoding IS1380 family transposase has protein sequence MTPNSQEKACKQFNLGKVKGKEIIANFSGGRITSNAGIILIAELDKKLKISQRFSKCFQDYRNSSYIDYSVEQLVTQRIYGLVLGYEDVNDHDKLRDDAALAIALEKLDKLDSNQRSLAGKSTINRLEYCPETILNQENSRYHRIEHDPKKIENLFVDIFLQSYQKPPSHIILDMDVTDDRVHGNQEGAFFNTYYQGVCYAPLYIFCGHHLLVAKLRPSNVDPAEGALEELQRVIGLIRKEWPTTQILVRGDSAYAREEIFNFCEEQDGVEYAIAMATNRQLKLRANQTIEKAKNEYSRKLEPIVELMESLFEKNEDLEVVRTLVPSSTWYRSLCYQTEKSWSRLRRVVTKVCYGSEGLKIRHVVTSLPAAKITPSELYTDKYCPRGEMENRLKEQQLDLFADRTSTQTFQSNQLRLWFSSIAYVLMQAFRHRCLSKTSFSQATVGTIRLNFLKLGARITVSARRILMAITSACPCQDILSIAYFRIQGIQDTG, from the coding sequence ATGACTCCCAATTCTCAAGAAAAAGCCTGTAAGCAATTCAATTTAGGAAAAGTTAAAGGCAAAGAAATCATCGCTAATTTTTCGGGAGGAAGAATTACTTCAAATGCCGGGATTATCTTAATAGCAGAATTAGACAAAAAGTTGAAAATTAGCCAGCGATTTTCCAAATGTTTTCAAGATTATAGAAATTCATCTTATATAGATTATTCGGTTGAGCAATTAGTCACTCAAAGAATTTATGGACTCGTATTAGGTTATGAAGATGTCAATGACCACGACAAATTACGTGATGATGCAGCTTTAGCCATAGCCCTAGAAAAACTTGACAAATTAGACTCAAATCAAAGAAGTTTGGCTGGAAAAAGTACAATTAATCGACTAGAGTATTGTCCCGAAACTATTCTCAATCAAGAAAATAGCCGTTATCATCGGATTGAACATGACCCGAAGAAGATCGAAAACCTGTTTGTTGACATCTTTTTACAGTCTTATCAAAAGCCTCCTTCTCATATTATTTTAGATATGGATGTCACAGACGATCGAGTACATGGCAATCAAGAGGGAGCTTTTTTCAATACTTATTATCAAGGAGTTTGTTACGCTCCATTATATATTTTTTGTGGGCATCATTTATTAGTAGCTAAGCTCCGTCCTTCTAATGTAGATCCGGCAGAAGGAGCATTAGAAGAATTACAAAGAGTGATTGGATTAATCAGAAAAGAATGGCCAACTACTCAGATTCTAGTGCGCGGCGATAGTGCTTATGCGCGAGAAGAAATCTTTAATTTCTGCGAAGAACAAGATGGCGTTGAATATGCGATAGCTATGGCAACTAATCGCCAATTAAAGTTAAGAGCTAACCAGACAATTGAGAAAGCTAAAAATGAATATTCTAGAAAACTTGAACCGATTGTTGAATTGATGGAAAGCCTTTTTGAGAAAAATGAAGATTTAGAAGTAGTCAGAACGTTAGTTCCTAGTTCAACTTGGTATCGTTCTTTATGTTATCAAACAGAAAAATCATGGAGTCGTCTTAGAAGAGTTGTGACGAAAGTTTGTTATGGGAGTGAAGGCTTAAAAATTCGTCATGTTGTTACTTCTTTACCTGCGGCCAAAATTACTCCATCAGAGCTTTATACAGATAAATATTGTCCGAGAGGAGAGATGGAAAATCGCCTGAAAGAACAACAATTAGATTTATTCGCTGACCGCACTTCAACTCAAACATTCCAAAGTAATCAATTAAGACTTTGGTTCTCATCAATAGCTTATGTTTTAATGCAAGCTTTTCGTCATCGTTGTTTATCTAAAACTTCTTTTTCTCAAGCAACCGTCGGCACAATTCGTCTGAATTTCCTGAAGTTGGGAGCGAGAATTACTGTGAGTGCTAGACGAATTTTAATGGCGATTACCAGTGCTTGCCCCTGTCAAGATATTTTGTCTATTGCTTACTTTAGAATTCAAGGAATTCAGGATACTGGTTGA
- a CDS encoding Mu transposase C-terminal domain-containing protein — translation MLSYDQFVQWCQNLALTEQTIQQIAHIRNSPPSRRVHSRAGNVSGRYPSRKMGLTIQFESHRNELAAIYEMEYDSSVLEYYDQPPPFKLLYEAKNGRQIGVLHTPDFFVIRIHTCGWEEWKTAEELERLGTQMPNRYQKQPDGSWRCPPGETHAQNFGLYYRVRSGAEINWNLQRNLLFLEDYFRTDSYPQNEQTTQKITALISAIPGITLAELFNQGIKPDDIYALIASEKVYADLQIAPLASQPERIQIFPDILTSKNFQRHERKTQLIQTEELPLPKASLTVNNHLNDILTSASEKDCTEANRRYQIIAPYLQGSAPSFESVPKRTFYRWVNQWRKAETLYGSGYMGLLPKSHLRGNRRTKLPPATVNLLEEFIANDYETLKQKGKLASYSSFQKACSEQGILAPSYKTFALATQLRPQQEQITKRQGHRAAYKHETFHWELELTTPRHGDRPFEICHIDHTELDIELISSRTSVNLGRPWATFLTDAYSRRILAIYLTFDPPSYRSCMMVMRECVRRHSRLPQSVVVDGAKEFMSVYFERLLAAYECTKKTRPAAKPRFGSVCERLFGTANTMFIHNLQGNTQITRQNRQVTKAVNPRNQAVWTLGSLYQNLCDWAYEFYDNKEHPALGKSPRIAYEEGLILSGNRPQKLISYDETFRILTLPTTTKGTAKVIPNQGVKINHIYYWHNSFRSRTVEKTQVPVRYDPFDASCAYAYVKGQWVSCISQHYSSFHGRSEREIIAASEELRKQYKNHSQNFSINAKALAEFLASTQATEAVLLQRLRDAEAKDVLSTMETSLHNLTPERVPIPTQLHNAIPFKAEIDYSATPDTSSDSEIQPYDEFW, via the coding sequence ATGCTGAGCTACGACCAGTTTGTTCAGTGGTGTCAAAACTTGGCGCTAACTGAACAGACAATCCAACAAATTGCTCACATCCGCAACTCGCCACCATCGCGGCGAGTCCACAGCCGTGCGGGAAACGTCAGCGGTCGCTACCCCAGCCGCAAAATGGGGTTAACCATCCAATTCGAGAGCCACCGCAACGAGCTAGCAGCCATCTATGAAATGGAATATGACTCATCAGTTCTCGAATACTACGACCAACCCCCGCCCTTCAAACTGCTTTACGAAGCCAAAAACGGTCGTCAAATCGGAGTCTTACATACCCCAGATTTCTTCGTCATCCGCATCCACACTTGTGGTTGGGAAGAATGGAAAACAGCAGAAGAATTAGAACGATTAGGGACACAAATGCCAAATCGCTATCAGAAACAACCAGACGGTAGCTGGCGATGTCCCCCAGGTGAAACACACGCCCAAAATTTCGGACTGTATTATCGCGTCCGTTCGGGAGCCGAAATTAACTGGAACCTACAACGCAATCTCTTATTCTTAGAAGACTACTTTCGCACAGACTCATATCCTCAAAACGAACAAACCACCCAAAAAATAACAGCACTAATATCAGCAATACCTGGCATAACATTAGCAGAACTTTTCAACCAAGGTATCAAACCAGATGACATATACGCACTAATCGCTAGCGAAAAAGTTTACGCCGATTTACAAATTGCCCCCTTAGCTTCTCAACCCGAAAGAATACAAATTTTCCCTGACATCCTCACCAGTAAAAATTTTCAACGCCACGAGAGAAAAACCCAATTAATCCAAACAGAAGAATTGCCCCTGCCCAAAGCATCTCTAACAGTCAACAATCATCTCAACGACATCCTAACTAGCGCTAGTGAGAAAGATTGTACAGAAGCAAATCGGCGCTATCAGATTATCGCCCCCTACTTACAAGGTTCAGCCCCCAGCTTTGAATCAGTACCAAAGCGAACATTTTATCGCTGGGTTAACCAATGGCGAAAAGCAGAAACCTTATATGGTTCAGGCTACATGGGTTTATTACCAAAAAGCCATCTCCGAGGAAACCGCCGAACTAAACTACCCCCAGCCACCGTGAACTTACTAGAAGAATTCATTGCTAATGATTACGAAACCCTCAAACAAAAAGGTAAACTAGCATCTTATAGCAGCTTCCAAAAAGCTTGTTCAGAACAAGGAATTTTAGCACCCAGCTATAAAACATTTGCCCTCGCCACACAATTGCGCCCACAACAAGAACAAATTACCAAACGCCAGGGACATCGCGCTGCATACAAGCACGAAACCTTCCACTGGGAATTAGAACTAACCACTCCCAGACATGGAGACAGACCCTTTGAAATTTGCCACATTGACCACACAGAACTAGATATTGAACTAATCAGTTCTCGTACATCTGTAAACCTCGGTCGCCCTTGGGCTACCTTTTTAACCGACGCTTATTCCCGCCGAATTTTAGCCATCTACCTCACCTTTGACCCACCCAGCTATCGCAGTTGCATGATGGTAATGCGTGAATGCGTTCGCCGTCATTCTCGCTTACCGCAGTCAGTAGTAGTAGATGGTGCAAAAGAATTCATGAGCGTATACTTTGAAAGACTCCTTGCAGCTTATGAATGCACCAAAAAAACCCGTCCTGCTGCTAAACCCAGGTTTGGTTCCGTCTGCGAACGGCTGTTCGGAACTGCCAACACTATGTTCATTCATAACCTTCAAGGAAACACTCAAATCACTCGTCAAAACCGCCAAGTTACGAAAGCAGTTAATCCTCGAAACCAAGCAGTTTGGACGCTCGGTAGTTTGTATCAAAACCTGTGCGATTGGGCTTATGAATTTTATGATAATAAAGAGCATCCTGCTTTAGGAAAAAGCCCGCGCATCGCTTATGAAGAAGGGTTAATCCTTTCAGGAAATCGCCCCCAAAAATTAATCTCTTACGACGAAACCTTCCGCATTCTTACCCTACCCACCACTACCAAAGGAACAGCCAAAGTTATCCCAAATCAAGGCGTAAAGATAAATCATATTTACTATTGGCACAATAGTTTCCGCAGTCGGACAGTCGAAAAAACCCAAGTACCTGTACGTTATGACCCCTTTGATGCCTCCTGTGCTTACGCTTATGTCAAGGGACAGTGGGTAAGCTGTATTTCGCAGCATTACAGCAGTTTTCACGGTCGTTCAGAAAGAGAAATTATAGCTGCTTCGGAGGAACTACGAAAACAGTACAAAAATCACTCCCAAAATTTTAGTATTAATGCCAAAGCGCTGGCAGAATTTTTAGCAAGTACACAAGCAACTGAAGCTGTCCTGTTGCAGCGCTTGCGGGATGCAGAAGCTAAAGATGTTTTATCAACTATGGAAACTTCTTTGCACAATCTAACCCCAGAAAGAGTACCCATTCCTACTCAATTACACAATGCCATCCCATTCAAAGCAGAAATAGATTATTCGGCAACTCCAGATACATCTAGTGATTCAGAAATTCAACCTTACGATGAGTTTTGGTAA